Within the Scyliorhinus canicula chromosome 18, sScyCan1.1, whole genome shotgun sequence genome, the region AAACACTGTCACTGGCTTGGTGGGAATGTATTAGTGTGGCTGCTACGCCCTCATTCTTTCAGTACTTCTCTCCTCCCAGATAATGAATGCTGTGTGTGGAAGCCAGTGGCACAAATTGCAGTTCTGTTGCATGGTTTGAAGTGGGGAAATGTCACCAATCTTAAACTGCTCGGCTCGTCTCTGTCAGTTTGATTGGCAGAGGCAGTGATGATTCCCATTGCCAGTCTGACTGGAGGTGGATAGCTTTGCCTTCCTTCCTCGGATCACCCAGAGATGAGAAGCACTGAGTTCTGATTCAGAAACTTCCCAGTGAAGCACAGACCCCTTACTTGTATGTGTCTGATTACAGGCGGACTTCTTGAAAGGATTGCCAGTCTATAACGAAAGCAACTTTAGCCGATTTCATGCAGATTCAGTTTGTAAAGCTTCGGTGAGTACTTACCAAAGGCTGAGATTAATCAGCAACATATTGTAATGGTTGTCAGTACAAGTACGTAACGATAAACCTAGCTAAGGTAGGTAGAGGGGTGCCGTGCACCACATTTGAGATAAGTAATACAGCATACTAAAGCAAAGGTATATTAGAATGGGAAAGTTTGCTCAGTAATGTTTGTGCCCTTCTGTCCTGAAATCGCACCTTTTGCTGGAGATTCTGTGGACACCAAGTGTCTCTTCACCTCCATTCTAAAAACCATTCAGATATGGGGAGTATATAATCtcttgccatcctcacctggggCATTGACACAACTCCATGCTACCAGGAGATAAATCCCTTCTCCCAAACCTGGGGGTAGAGAGCGTAATTGTTAGGATAgcataagggtctggcacataaaAGTTCaacgtgggactgagtacagtaccgcccacacagtgatgtaagagagcaTGAGATCTGGACCTGGGAATCAGTATAGTGACAGACAGAGCCGTGTGTagcagcaagcatggagacagctcctagcttgGACTTTGCTGTACCTGTGTATAGTTAATAAGTACTTACTGCTGAACTACCTAAGACTATGAATACCTGAATAAGCCGTACCGAATTACGCTCAACGCCTTAAAACAATTACTGTCCTGTCAAGCTAGACTGGGGAATCAATAAAAGGAAGTCTTTAAGCAACAATCTGAATAAATAACTCTTCAGATTTCACAAATATTTTATATCCTCTTCGCAAACATCCTTAAAAAGAAAGGAATCCATGCAGGGTAGGTTTGAGCCTGTTTCCCAATGCACTGTCCTCCAGCCCAGCAACCATGCCCTGCCAATGCTTTTGATTCTATTTGCTTTTCTCCTCTTGTCGTCTGGGTGGAACCCAGTGTCTGGGCACAGAGAAGGTTCGTTTTGGCAACCTGGTTGCAAGGCTTGCTCAATGACCCACGTAATCAGCTGCCAGAAACCGTCCAAAATCATGCACAGTAATGACAGATACTCAGCCCTTGCCTCTGAAAAGGCAGTGCGAGCTTGAGTGGCTTTTGTTCTGTGCATCTTTCATCTACTACCCTCTCCGTCCCTCTCTCCAACACACGCCCCCGCGCCCCAACCCAAGGACAGCAAAGATTTGGTTAAAAAGATTTGTTTCACAGCGCATCATTAgggaggagagagatggagaggttaagcaagagaattccaaagttttgGGTGCAGGCAGTTGAAGGGACGTCCATCAATGATGAAGCTTTTGAAATCCGAGGTGTTTTAAGAGGCAGGAGTGAGAGGAGCGCATGGACCTCAGAGGATTTAGGGATGGAGGAGATTAGTGATAGAAGGGcaagggtatggagggatttgaaaatggaAATTTTAAGTTGGAAACTTTGGAGGACGGTCAGTGAAAATAAGGGTGATGAGCGAGTGGAATGTGGTGCGTTAGGTTGGGGGCAGCAGTGTCATGGATGAACTGAGGTTAATGGAGGGTCAGTGCCTGGCTAGGAGTGCATTGGGGTAGTCAGGCCTCTAGGTGATGAGGATTTCTACAGGAGATGAGCTGAAATGGACAATAGTACAGAGGTTGAAAGAGGTGCTGTTGGCAATAAGGAGGACATGGGATTGGGCTCACCGGTCAGGATCAGCTCGAACCTGTCGACAACCACGTTTTTTGTGGGATAGCAATTGATAGCAGATGCATCTGTCAGAAATTCAATAAATAATGACAATGGCGTTTAGGGttagacagtggagttgaggcaacaATCTGGTCGCCCATGATCTAATCtaatggcggagtgggctcaaGGAGCCGAATGGctcctcctaatttgtatgttgatATCGTAGCCGCGTTTTGTACTTGGGGTACATATTAACGGTTGAAATGGCagtggatagggcagcacggtgacgcagtggtagcactgcagtctcacgacgccgaggtcccagtttcaatcccggctctgggtcactgtccgtgtggagtttgcacattctccctgtgtttgcgtgggtttcgccccacaacccaaagatgtgcaaggtaggtggattgaacacactacattgccccttaattggaaaaaattaatttggtactctaaatttataaaaaaaaagaaatggcagtgGATGCTGTATCCAAAGACAGAAGTTTGAATTTAGTGATGGAGTATGATCCAATGCATGATCTCAATTGATTTCCCGGAAGTAATTAACCATGGAAAATGAGAGCTGCTGAACTTTAAAATCTTGTATGTTTCCACTGAATGTTTAATGTGCAATTTTTTTTTGTAGAATAGAAGGCCATCTGTGTACCTCCCAACGCGAGAATACCCATCGGAACAGAGTAAGTGCTTGAAGAGGCTTAACTGGTCTTTTGTAGCCAAAGTTGGCTTTCAGGAATGAAGGAGCTCAGAATGAATGAATGGATTTGATTTGTGCCTGTGATGCCCCCACAcggccatgagagacccacgtgtGGTCTAATCTCTGGGTCAAAGCTATGTGCATCTCTGCTTGATGAGAGTTTAGCTCCTTTCCCTTCCAAAACTCTGACGCAGTCTTAACCTCATGGAGGCACCGACTACATAAAACCATAGAAAATGTACgcaacaaaaggaggccattcggtccatcttgtgCATGCTAGCCTGAGGAAATCTAGGtgctctttctaatcccaccttcctgcacccaacCAATAGCCTTGTAGCTTACTGCACATaaagtgcagatccaggtactttaaaaaagagtttagggtctctaccTCTATCACCAacttgggcagcgaattccagactcccactaccctctgcattaaaaaaatattcttcctCATCTTGAACCTATGTCCCTTGGTTATAGAATTCTCTGCAaatggaaacaattttatccggTCCACTCATTTCTcttccccctcataattttgtacacctcaacaagtcacccctcagccttctttgttccaaggaaaataactccaacctatcaaatctctcctcgtagctacagtTTTCTAgtcttggcaacattcttgtaaacctcctctgcactctctccagagcaattgcacccttcctgtaatgtggtgactagcgctgcacacaatattccaattgtggcctcaccagtgttttatacaattccaacattgtccttgcttttatattctatacctcagcCAATGAAGGAGAGTATTCCAGATTCATTCTTTACaatcttgtctacttgaacttctgtcgttagggacctgtgtactcatacgcccagatctctcacttcatctacccctcttagtatgttcccatttattgtgtacttccTGCAACTGTTTGATCTCCCTAAATGTATGACCCCACAGTTCTCTGTATTagaatccatctgccactttactgcccgctccaccaacccatctatattgttttggagattatagctatcctcaacactacctgctaCTCGCCCACTCTTTATGTCGtctgaaagtttcccaatcctgTTCCCCATATTCACGTCCCAATCGTTAATATGTAACACAGATAGTAAGCGTCCCAATAATGAGCCCTGTGGAAAATCACTCGAAACAACTTTCCATTAGCAAGGGCatccatcgaccattaccctctgtttcctgttactcaaccaacattttatccagttttccacattaccctgtatccataagcttttacttttttgaccaatctgccacgcaggaccttgtcaaacgccttgctaaaatctaggtacacaacatccactgcactaccttcatcaacccttcttgtcacttcctcaaataattcaatcaaatttgtgatgcAAGAccttttaacaaatccatgctgactatccctgactagtccatacCTTTCTACGTGACAATTAATCATAGCTCTCAGGATTGAATCTACTAATTTACCCACGACTGACATAAGACTatctggcctataattgtttgacATTTCCTTCGAGCCCATTTTAAACAAtggagtttgcatttctccagtcctccagtaccTCCCCAGTATCTAGTGAGGATGGAAACTTGTCCTccgagcatctgctatctcctgcCTGATCTCTCAGCAGCTTCggatacaatccatctggccccggtgacttatcaactttcaaggattcccaagccttcgagtacttcctctctctctgcgattatcccatccaatatcttACAGTACTCCTCCTGGACTGCATCATccctttcctttgtaaacacggagacaaagtattcatttcaaaCCCTTCCCACACCAATCACTGTGTGGCCTCTTCATTGTCAGTGATTCACCAGTGGGTTTGAAAATGGGCCCATGCTCATCCTAGGTGTGGTCTTTGGCCCAAACTCACTTCATGAGTTGCAGCCGCACAGCCAAAAATCTTCACCCCAGCTGTCTTGACTGAACTTGAATCTGGATTTAGAGCTGAAAACTATGTAAAACCCACAGAAATACCTTGTTTTATTTTGTGCAGTTATcactccagattttattgaattcaacagTTTATAGCAACTTGACTACTAAGTATCTTCCCTTTTCACTTTACACAGTCATTGTGACAGAAAAGACCAATATATTGCTTCGATATCTCCATCAGCAATGGGACAAAAAGGTGAGCTGCTAATAGCTGTTGATTATGGTTGGGAAGTTTATTTGTAATGATGGGTGAAGAGGTGTGCATTACTTATGCCAGCTTTGGTTGAATGGAGGCCCAGTAAGTGTGGTTGGAAATTTCCTGTATTATCAGTTGTCACATGAAGGCTGAGGCACAAGGGGAAATGCTTCATGTGAACTGGTGTTCCAATTGTGCAGGGTTTGGAAGAGCTTCTGATATGCCGCAGAAGGGGACGTTTCCTCCGGATTGGGGCAAGTGCATTGGGAGATGCTGGGGAAAGACAGGAATTTAATGAAGATCTCGCAAATGCTTTATCTTAGAGCATAGAAcaaaaaacagtacagcacagaacaggcccttcggccctcgatgttgtgccgagcaatgatcaccctacttaaacccacgtaacccgtatacccgtaacccaacaatccccccattaaccttacactacgggcaatttagcatggccaatccacctaacccgcacatctttggactgtgggaggaaaccggagcacccggaggaaacccacgcacacacggggaggacgtgcagactccacacagacagtgacccagccgggaatcgaacctgggaccctggagctgtgaagcattgatgctcactaccatgctaccgtgaggcccataagAGATTTTATGGTTTTATTCTTCATAAGAGATTTTAGATTGAGAGAGTTGCCTAGTTGTGCGACTCTGGGAGGCAATGCGGCTGGTCTTGACAAGACAATGAGGGGTCTATTTCCAGGGAATGGTAACTGGGTTGAGTAACAATTCTGGCTGATTTACTTCTCCCATCTCcggtaaccatgatgtggagatgccagtgttgggactggggtgagcacagtaagaagtcttacagcaccaggttaaagtccaacaggtttgtttcaaacactagctttcggagcactgctcctagcACAGAATCAATACAGAGACTGCATTCATCCTCTGAGCTGTGATCTTTCTTTGCAGAACGCAGCGAAGAAAAGGGACCAAGAGCAAGTGGACGTTGAAGGCGAGAGTTCGGCCccaccatgcaaaattgcccgcaCAGACAGCCAGGACATGATCGAAGACACTTAATCCTCTGTTCACAAGACGCAAGTGCTTCCCTTCTCATCATGTAATGTCTTACAGTCTCTCCACTGTGCAGCCCTTCATTTGTATATCATAGGAGCACCTTTATTTATTTACATGTAATTTATGgtctgggtgagggagggaggaagagggaagTGGACCCAACAAAAGCCCTCTGCGGTGTCCAGTTACGATCAACAATTGACCGGGCTGCCCAAGGTTTTTACAGAAGTTCCAGAGGCGAAGACTTGAGTGGGTGTAGCGCAGAGTCTGTGGTTATAAAGAGTATGTAATAGTGTAGGAGTCGGAGCCTCACAATGTGAAATGCAGTGGTCCTGAAGTGCATGTCTAACTCACCTGTACTGTCCGCCGTGTCTACACTCATACCTTATTATTTCTATTTGTCTATCACTACCATTAACCTTATGCTCCCTGCAGGTTTGATCCAGGTCAATTTACTATGAAGCAGAGCTCACCCTTCAGAAACTGTCAGGTTTGTCTGTAAAAGAGTCAATTTGCAAGAACTATTTAAATGACTCTTGCTCTCACCCGAAACTAATACTCTGTCATTTGCGGAGCTGCATTTTATTGTTCTACCATGGTCTCACTCTCCCCTTTCCCATCTCACTCACCCGTTCCTGGTAAGAGAGGTGGGGAATGATTGAACTGACCAACCCAAGACCAGACTTTGTCTCATAGAGGACATGGCAAGATTTGTACAACAGAGCCTTGGTGGGTGTACCTGGCAGAGTATTGCTGGGAGTGAGTCGTTCACACCACGAGTGACTTAAACTGTGTTGGCATTGGAACTGTGTGCTGACCTCGTGGGACATTTGGTTTTATGATCAGTTCCTTTTTAATTTTAAGGGAAGCCATATTGTATGGgtttgtgtttctttttaaaatagaTCATTTGAAGTTCAAAGAGTTAACATTGCAAGTGCTGGAAAGTCGCTAATTTGAGTCCTTGGGGTCTGGAGGAACTTGGTGCAAGGGGACCTCAGAACCGGTGACATCCAAGCCCTCAAATCCTGATGTTTGTGTTCTACGCTCTTTTGATAATGTTAATTTGTCCACTGTTTTAATGCAGGCATTGACGTTTTAATGCCAGGTATGGAGTGACAGTGTGTGGCCTAACAACTGTGTTGTCGTTCCACTGTTAATCTCACACTGTAACTCCTATCTCTGATGGAGTGTATGTTTTCTCAGCTTTATTTTTTGATTAAGCTTGCATATTGGCAGAGAAAAGTTAATCTCCTTTGTGTTACATCACTATGGAAACTTGACTTCAAAGAGCAGTATCAGCTTAATTGAGTTGCCTTTACACAAGAAACGtgtttctgctttttaaaaaaagatgagacCATAGTATGATCAGCGTGAATGGAGTGGGTGTGGATTGAGAATAGAGCAGGAAGAGAGGAAAACTGGCTCTTGCTGCTGGTCTGCAGAGCATCAGCAGCAACGTTAGCCTGATGCAGTATGTCTATGCACTTATTGCTGACTGCTCCTTGTTGAAAGAGAAAATTCGGATTGGATGAGCAATTGCCTTCAGTTCTGACTGTGCCAGCCCTTCAAACCCACGCAGTATCAAACTCTGCTGAGATGGTGCATTGTTggggcggctgggggggggggggaggtctgctGTGTCTCCATCTCTGCCTGACTTTCAATCCATCTTTGGCATTGAGACCTCTGTTGCCATTGCAAATGGATCAATATGTgacctgggagggggggctttaaCTGTCCCTCTCATTGGTAACCTAGTGGCTGTGATCACTGTTACGAGGCAGAAACTCACCCTTTTCTGAATAATCAAAAATAATGCAAATCAAGTGACTAGTCGCCAGGGAAAGCCGGCAGTGAAATGTTGCCTGAAGGGAAAGTGTCTAGTTCATTTCTTCCATTCTTCCCGTTCCTGTGATGGTCTCTTGTGTGTCTCCAAATTTTGACTTCAGAAGGAACCATGACGTAATTtcttttggggtgggggtgatgaatGAATTGAGAATTACTGCCTCCTGTGTGAGCTTGATCTCCAGTCTAAATAAAGAGGTGGTGCTTTTCAGTGTTCAAGATTTAACACTCCCGCACCTTGTGAGGATCAGGGTTAGTTAAGGGCTTTTCCTTCAGTCTCATGGAGTTAGTGTGATACCATGACCTCAGGCTATGAAGGACAGATCTTAGCACCCTCTGTACGTAGCCTTGATTTGGGGGTGAGTAAGATGATAGTGCTTTGATTCATTAGCAGATGAAGTTATGCCAAACCCTTGCTGCTAAAATCATGCAAACTGTACTGATAACTGCAACTGTTTACAAATTCCAAACGTGGCTCCCCTTGTTCCCTAATAGATGCACAGGGGCCCCgacccactgtaacctcctccagtctctctcGACCTCCTTTCAGATCCTTTCTTGAGCTTTCGACTATAGAATATTGGTGAAGATTCAAAGCGTGTGGACTGGAAACCTGATCAAATCTGCCGACGGTCTCATTCCAGTCAGAGTTGACCTTGAAGGGAAAAGGCAGCATGTGGTGTGAGGCATCACGTAGGTTTGATCTCCGTTGCCATTGCCTCTGCTGTGGGCTCTTGAAAGTTTTTGATGTAAATCATTGGCCGTATGCAATTAATAAATCAATGAATTTATTCTCCTGTAGTAACCATTTCCCCAACATTGTCACAGTGAGCGTGCTTCAGATATACCTCATTGGCTGCAGAGTGTGCTGAAGTCATAAGGAACACTATAGTATAGTAAATCCTTTCTAAATGAATGCTTTAGAAGGCTGGCTGCTGGTACAGTCACTCTGGATGTGTTTCCTTTGTGTCTCGATACCTGCTTCATCCAGTGCAAAACAGAAGGGAGAATATGCTAGCTACTTCCTCTTGATCAGGTCTGCAGTTACCAGATATGCTGAAGATCACACTGTTCTGTCTCAATGTGGGAAAGGCTGAAAAATTACACACCATTTGTATTCTTCACCTTCTTTCGATCCCAGACCATTTCAAGTTGCTGAAGCAGAATCTTGCGACATCGAGGTTCATGCAAGTGTGGTGTAAGATGTGAACTTTGTGAACAAGTTCTGCCCCACTAAGTCATCGAACCAAGCACAACCTGACAGGGATGGGGGATATACAGTGGATTGCAGCAATCCTGAATTATTGAGCAGGGTGGAGGGGAACCCTGCAGGTTCACTGCTCCTTGCCCAAGTGCAGCGAGCCATGCTGGACAATATACGTGCCTCTTGTTTATAAAGAGACCAGGGTTGGGCTGCATCAATCCTATCTCAACCTTCATCAAATCTGGCTCCACTCGGTAAGGTATTAGTGGGCTCACGAGACTATGCCCCTCTGTTTGTTGGGGGAGTTAGGGAAAAGAATCGGTGTCTATTTGTTTGCAGTGGGTGGAGCGGGGGAGCCGGGTATGGGTGGAAGGTAGAGTAAAATCCTGATTCCAATGCGCCCTATCCCTCTTGGTAGCGAATTTCAATAATTCTGCAAACTGCATGTGCTCCGAGGCTGAAAATAGTGCATGAACCATGGGGTCGTGTTTGTGTtagttgtaaccccccccccccccccccctagtt harbors:
- the dda1 gene encoding DET1- and DDB1-associated protein 1 — encoded protein: MADFLKGLPVYNESNFSRFHADSVCKASNRRPSVYLPTREYPSEQIIVTEKTNILLRYLHQQWDKKNAAKKRDQEQVDVEGESSAPPCKIARTDSQDMIEDT